The genomic interval CCGATCTTCTTCCGGCGACGGCCACATCCGCGCCCGCGTTGGCGAATCCGAGCGCGAGCGCCTTTCCGATTCCGCTGCCGCCGCCCGTCACCAGCGCGACCTTTCCATCCAATCTGAAGGTCGGAAATCTCATCCTCGCTCCTCCTCAACCCGATTTGATATCTATGACGGGGGAGCCGTCTAAGGCGTCGAGCCCCTCAACGAGGAGCCTATTTCCCCTCACCTCTATCAGCTTCACCCTTGTGACCCCTATAGGGTTAGGTCTCATGGGGCTTCTCAGGACGAAAACGCCGAGCTTCTCCCTGGTGGTGTCGCCGCGCGGGTGAACCTGCATCATCCTCCGATGTGATGGCGTAAATCTGTGCATCCAGAACAGTATCAGCAGATGCTCCATCCGATCGACGCCCTTCAACGCCTCTGAGAACCGCGGCAGCAGCTCGATCTCTGACCTCGATTCGTCGAGCTTTCTGACGTACCCGATGGGATAAACATCGAACATCGTATCACCCCTCCACGAGCTGAACGATTCCTCAAATTCCCTTTGAGCGTAGCGTTTACCAGAGATTAATCGCCCGCCGTTCATAGCTCAAGGGTCTTTTGTGATCATTAGGTCATTTGGCTTCGCCGTCATTATCAGATGACTACAAATGACCTGCAAGCGGCGGACAGTCGACTGTGGACGTTGCTACACTCAACGATAACATGAGCATAACGATTTTACCTCAATTCCACCTGCATGTCCAGGCGGCCGGGCGTTTGCGCTCCACGGTTTCATCTTCCGGTCTGATATCCCGGCTGGGGTTTTACCGCGATCGGCGGGAATTGATGAGCTCGATCAGATCCTCCGCCTCCTTTGTCTTCTTCAGCGAGAGCGCCATCTCGGCCTGATCCAACGCCTCCTGCAGTTTGCCCTTCCCAAGCAGCACCTTTGCGAGGTTCAACCTGACCTCGTATACGTTCGGATTCACCCTGATCGCCTCTCTGAGCACCTTTTCGGCCTCATTTAGCCTCCCATGGGCGGAGTAGATGGAGGCCAGATTAACTCGGGGCGCGAGCAGCTTCGGATCGAGCTTCAGCGCCCTCTTAAGTTCCGATATCGCCTTCTCATCCTCGCCCTTGTCCATATAAAGTGAGCCGAGCATGCTGTGGGCTAAAGCGAGATTAGGCTCCTTCCTCAGAACTTTTCTTATCTCCTCTATCGCTCTATCGAGATCCCCCTTCTTCTGATAGAGGGTAGCGAGGCTGCCGTGAATAAGGGGCATATCGGGGGCGAGTTTAAGAGCGTCCTCATACTCCTTTATGGCCCCGTCGATATCCCCCCTCTTCTCAAGGAGCATACCGAGGCTCAGCCGCGCCTGTAGATCCTTCGGATCGAGCCT from Candidatus Poribacteria bacterium carries:
- the tsaA gene encoding tRNA (N6-threonylcarbamoyladenosine(37)-N6)-methyltransferase TrmO; this translates as MFDVYPIGYVRKLDESRSEIELLPRFSEALKGVDRMEHLLILFWMHRFTPSHRRMMQVHPRGDTTREKLGVFVLRSPMRPNPIGVTRVKLIEVRGNRLLVEGLDALDGSPVIDIKSG